CATTCTCAGACTTTTATCTCAAAATGTTTCATGTGAAACAAATTTTTTGCTTTTTTAATATCAGCAACGCCCCCATTACTTATCTTTTATTTCAGACAAGTGCATTGCAGCCTTATTTTTCCATCGCCTTTTTTATTTGACTGCGGACGCGCCGCAATTTTTTGCGGTAATAAGCCCGCACTTGGCGGGAAATTTTCTTTTGCGGCTTACTTTTGGGATATTTCAAAGGAAACTGTCTTGTAGCTGTTTTATTATCCTGCAGCTGGTGACTGTCAATAAGTAACGAAGTAAAAGCCCGCTGTTCACTTTCACTTAGTTCTAGATAAATTTGCTGCAGCATTTCCGCTAATTCAATGTCTGCGATAAAATCAAAGGGCGCCTGAATTTGCTCGGCGTCTTCTTCTAGCAATGTTTCTGGTCGCTTTAAATATTTGCGACGACAGTCTTGGCAAAGCCACTGAAAACGGCGAAATAAATAACTGTTATTGTAATCTTCTTTGAAAATTTCCAAATCCCGATAATCATGCAGCAGCTCGATTAAATTAAAGCGCATCTCTTGCAGACAGTCATCATACTCACTATTTTGCACAAAGATATTCTCTTTAGCCAAAACGCGACGAAACAAGGTATCGTAGTGCTCCAACGCTTCATTCATCAATTGTTCTTTCATCTAAATTTCCTCTTTTGCTTTATTCCGGCCGGTAACTATATTTTAGAAAAAGAAAACTTACTGCTACCTAAAAATAAACAGCAAAAGAACCCCATTTTAGCTGACAACCCTGCAAAAAAATAGCTATAGTTAATTAAAGTTCTTTTTGAAAGGAAGCGATTCAATGACCTATGTCCCAATTGACGAAAACTGTTTAAAGTTCCATTTACGTCCCGAAATCAGTCTAATTCGAGCTAAAATCTCCCCTTTCTTGCCGCAGCAACCTTTTATTTTGACCAAAGATTCTCGTCATCAGCTGGCTGATCAGCTTATTCCCCATGCCGAGCTTTCCCTTGGCAAAACATATTATGCTTTAATCCCCTACGAAAAACTAAAATGCCAGTATTCCCTTGTTTTTAGTGATGAGGGGTTGGCGCTAGTTTATGGTACACCGACACAATTACTTAAAAAGCGCATCCTCCCTGCCTACCGCTGCCAAGACAGCGAACTTTATTTTGAAGCCGTCGCAAGTCTTTACCACTTCAAAAAAGCACCTTTTGCTACCCGTGATTTTTGCCTTTTACCCTTAACTGGTAGCAAGACCGCCCCGAAAAACACGGTCTGGATCAATCCGATTATTCTGGCTGATTTTTACTGCGCCAACCATCAGAATATTGTCAAAACTTTATTAGGTTTTGATTGTGTCATCCCCATTAAAAAAACTGCTCTGATTCACTGCATGAGTAAAGCCTTCATTTTGCATACCCAAATAAAAAAAGAAGAAAATTATGATCGTCTCACCCAAATCGATTCGGTCGCCAAATACTTAAACATCGATCCTACACCTTTGATTAACGCCGCTTGCAGTGAAATTGACAGCAGACAACGCCATTGGCCCAATCAGTTTTTCTACCCCCACTACGACACGCTGCGCCACCATAAAGCCGTTCAATCATTATGCGAAGATTACGAAACCTGGTATGACAACCAACACAAAATTACCGCTTTTCATTAAAAAAACTTATAAGCAGCCGTTTGTTGCAAACTTTGAGCGATCAGTTACAAAAAACCTTCTACAACCTTTTACTGAATTTTAGTTTTAAAAAGACACAGGGATCTTTTTTAACAACTACCACAACAAAAAACTAAAAAAACGGTTGTGACAAAGGCAAACTTTCCTTTATCACAACCGCTTTTATTCATCTTACGTTACATGGCGTCCTCCCGCAGAGAAAGCGACGAAAACTTATTGTATTCTTTAATAAACATCAATTCCACCGTCCCTCTGGCGCCGGAACGGTTTTTTTCGATAATAACTTCGATAATATTATCGCGGGTGTCTTCTTGTTCATCTGGATCATCTGAATCCCGTTGATAATAATCATCCCGGTATAAAAAGGCAACGATATCGGCATCTTGCTCAATGGAACCAGATTCCCGAATATCAGACATCACGGGTCGTTTATCTTGCCGTTGTTCTACCCCACGGGAAAGCTGAGATAAGGCAATAACCGGCACTTTTAATTCTTTTGCCAATTTTTTCAACTGCCGGGAAATTTCAGAAACTTCTTGTTGGCGATTTTCCCGTCCAGTCCCTTCAATCAATTGCAAATAATCGATTAAAATCAAACCCAAATCTTTTTTTTCTTGGGCCAAGCGACGACAACGGGCGCGAATCTCAGAAACTTTAATCCCCGGGGTATCGTCGATAAAAATGCTGGCACGGGATAAACTTCCCATTGCCACCACTAAATTGCCCCACTCTTCATCGGTTAATTGACCGGTCTTCAAATGCCCTGCGTCAATCAGACCTTCAGCACAAAGCATCCGCTTAACTAACGATTCCGCATCCATTTCCAGACTAAAAATCGCCACCGAAGCATCGGTTTTCGTCCCAATATTTTGGGCGATATTTAATGCAAAGGCCGTTTTCCCCACCGCGGGCCGGGCAGCTAAGATAATTAATTCTCCTTGCTGCAAACCAGCCGTCATTTTATCTAATGCCGGATAACCAGTTGGAATCCCCGTGATGGCTTCATCGTTTTGCGCTAATTGATCGATGTTGCGGAAGGTTTCTTGCAGCACGTCCTCAATGGCTTGGAAACCATTACTATTACGGCGCTCAGAAACCTCCAAAATTCCCCGTTCTGCATCTTCGACAATGGCCGAAACGTCTTCATCTTGTTCATACCCGGCGGCGACAATTTTATTTGCAGCCTGGATTAAATTGCGCAATAATGCTTTGTCCGCGACAATTTTCGCATAAAAGCCAATGCTGCCTGCATAAGGCGTCGCTTGGGATAATTCAACTAAATAGCCGACACTACCGACATCTTCTAAAGCATTGCCTCTTTCCAATTCTGCTTTTAACGTCACCACGTCAACGGCTTCATTACGATCAAATAAATTAATCATCGCTTGGTAAATCAGCTGATGACGCCGCTGATAAAAATCTTTGGCACTCAAAACTTCCATCGCATTAATCAGCTCATCGGGAGCCAAAAAAATCGAACCTAAAACAGCCTGCTCCGCTTGAATATCTTGCGGCGGCATGCGGTCTTGCCACATATCTTCTACTGCCATAATTATAATCGCTCCTAAAAGTTTTCAGTCTACTAATTTTACATAACTTTCAGTAAAAGTACAATATATGGCAAGTGCTACAAAAGATAAATTCCTAAATCATACTTTATTTAGATAAGCTAAAAATTGCTGATTAATACCGCGCAATTTCAATTTTTTATTCTACCAATTATTATTATTTCTCTATTTGACTGATTTCAATAATCTCACCATTGGGTCCGATAAAATTAAAGTAAGAAATCCCTTTTTCCCAAAAAGGCAATAACATAATTTCATTATCAATTAGAGGATAGCCAAGTGCTTGAATTTCAGTAAAAGCCGTCGCAATATCTTTTGTATCAAGCGCTATATGGTCAATAGCACCTCTCTTTTTCTGAGCCTTATCTTCCCATACTTCAATTACAGTTCCAGCTAAATCAAAAAATCCTACTTTTTTATTCCCATTTTGTTCCTTATTAATCAATTGAAAGCCCAGTGATTCATAAAATTTCTGTGAAGCAGCAAAGTCTTGGGTTGGAATACCAATATGTTGTAAACCATTCAAATTCATTGTTTTTCCTTTCTAATTTTAAATTATTATTTTGTCATGATAAAAGCGATCTAATAATTACTAACTTAGATCGCTTGAAGTCTTGTTATGTCAATTCTAAAATTCTTTGATTTGTTATTAACTTGTCCAAACTTGGTATTATTAAATCCTTTTTGTAATCAACAAAAACGACAATTACATCACAAGCCTTATTCTCTCTTTCTAACAACTCAAAGTCGACAATCATCAGCAACTCTCCAGAATGAACTTTTTGACCTTCTCGAACTTTAACATCAAAACCTTTACCGTTTAACTCTACGGTATCAATTCCAATATGAAGTAAGATTTCCGTTCCGGAGCTTGTTTTTAAACCTAATGCATGCTTAGTGGGAAAAATACTCGTAATAATTCCCTCAACTGGTGCTACAATTTTTTTATCCTCAGGTTTAATAGCAAATCCAGATCCCATCATCCCCTTAGAAAAAACTGGATCACTTAAATCGGCTAGTTGTTTAAAAATTCCCGTAACAGGTGCTACAACAGTATTATTTTTCTTAAAAAAATTAAACATTTTTCTTCTCGCTTTTCTTTAAACTGTAACTTTTTTTGTAATAGTATCTGCCGTTTTACGATGTTTTGCTTCAGGGATAAACACCTTATAACGATCATAAGCTAAGATAAAGATAATTGGTAAAATAAAAGCAATTAAGTTACCAAAAATATAAGGTAAAACAGGATTGGCAATTGTTAAACCTGGTAAAACAGTCAACCCTTGACCAATTGCTTTTACATCAAAAATTTTCATAAAAGCACCACCAAATCCTGCACCAATAAAGGAACAAACAAATGGTACGATAGAATACTTCATATTTACAGCGAAAATAGCAGGCTCAGTAATGCCAACTAAAGTTGGAATGAAACTAGACATGGCAATATCACGATCTTTTGACTTTTTCTTGAATAACAAATACATTCCAATACAGCCACCACCTTGCGCAATAATGGACACGGACCAAATCGGCTGAATATAATTAAATCCTGTGGTTGCAACCAAGTTGGCTTCAATACCTTGAATTGCATGTTGCGTTCCAGTCACAACTAATGGCTGTAGTGCTGCTGCAAAAACAAAGGCACCGAATGCTCCCATTTTCATGTATAAGAAGTCAATTACACCGCCTAAAACATTGCCAATAAAATTACCTAATGGACCAAAAATTAGAAATAAAGCAAAATTGGCTAAAATAATCGTTACGGTAGGAACTAAAATATAAGCTAATACTTGTGGTGAGTATTTATTGGTGATTTTTTCTACTTTTGCTAAAAACCATGATGTTAAGATGGCAGGGAAAACACCGCCTTGGAAGGCAACTGCTGGAATACTAAGTCCAAAAAGATGCCAGTAATCAGGTTTAACTGCATCCATAACAAAATCATTACGATTTGCCAATCCAGGATGAATCATTACAAACCCTACTAATAAGCCTAAAATTGGATTACCACCAAAACGTTTTGTCGCAGAATACATTACTAAAACGGGTAAATAATCAAATGTCGTTGCAATAATTCCGAAGAAACTGGCTAAGTCTCGTAAGAAAACATTGTGATCTGCAAATGAGCCTTCCATACCAAACATTCCTGGCGTAGTAATTAATGAACGGATTCCCAATACCATAGCAGCACCAATAAAAGCTGGAATAATTGGAATAAAAATATCTGAAAATACTTTAAAAGCCTGCTGCAATTTATTTCCGGAATTGTGGACACCCTCATCTTTTATCTCAGAAACAGAAACTTCCTTAGCGCCAGTTAAATCAACAAATTCTTTGTAAACCTTTTCAACAGTTCCTGTACCAAAAATAACTTGTAATTGTCCACTATTAAAAAGAACCCCTTTTGCTCCGTCGATTTCTTCTAGTTTTTCCATGTTGACCTGATCTTTATCCTTTAAAATTAAACGTAGACGCGTAATACAATGTGTCGCACTTCGAACGTTTTCTTTACCGCCAATATTTTCTAGAACTTCTTCTGCTGCTTTTTTGTAGTCCATCTGTATTCCTCCTCAAATGCTGCGGCAGCAAACAAAAAAATGAATCTGCTGCCGCAAAAGAATTATTTCACAAGATTATTTGAAAACTTGGTATTACCAAGTTCTAAAGTACCATCTGTTACTGTCACCGTGATTGTTTCACCAAATTTTTGATTAACACGAGCATTTAAAGCCATACCATCCACATATAAAGTCAAAATATTATCATCTACAATTATTTTTACAGTATATTCTTTTCCAGTTTCCAAATTGAGTGGACGTATTAATCCTTTATCCATATACTGAAACCAAGGATAGCAAGGATTCTTATCAAAACTCAACCGCTTTTCATCTAAATTGAAACGGTATTCAT
The DNA window shown above is from Enterococcus montenegrensis and carries:
- a CDS encoding sigma-70 family RNA polymerase sigma factor, with product MKEQLMNEALEHYDTLFRRVLAKENIFVQNSEYDDCLQEMRFNLIELLHDYRDLEIFKEDYNNSYLFRRFQWLCQDCRRKYLKRPETLLEEDAEQIQAPFDFIADIELAEMLQQIYLELSESEQRAFTSLLIDSHQLQDNKTATRQFPLKYPKSKPQKKISRQVRAYYRKKLRRVRSQIKKAMEK
- the dnaB gene encoding replicative DNA helicase; this translates as MAVEDMWQDRMPPQDIQAEQAVLGSIFLAPDELINAMEVLSAKDFYQRRHQLIYQAMINLFDRNEAVDVVTLKAELERGNALEDVGSVGYLVELSQATPYAGSIGFYAKIVADKALLRNLIQAANKIVAAGYEQDEDVSAIVEDAERGILEVSERRNSNGFQAIEDVLQETFRNIDQLAQNDEAITGIPTGYPALDKMTAGLQQGELIILAARPAVGKTAFALNIAQNIGTKTDASVAIFSLEMDAESLVKRMLCAEGLIDAGHLKTGQLTDEEWGNLVVAMGSLSRASIFIDDTPGIKVSEIRARCRRLAQEKKDLGLILIDYLQLIEGTGRENRQQEVSEISRQLKKLAKELKVPVIALSQLSRGVEQRQDKRPVMSDIRESGSIEQDADIVAFLYRDDYYQRDSDDPDEQEDTRDNIIEVIIEKNRSGARGTVELMFIKEYNKFSSLSLREDAM
- a CDS encoding VOC family protein; its protein translation is MNLNGLQHIGIPTQDFAASQKFYESLGFQLINKEQNGNKKVGFFDLAGTVIEVWEDKAQKKRGAIDHIALDTKDIATAFTEIQALGYPLIDNEIMLLPFWEKGISYFNFIGPNGEIIEISQIEK
- a CDS encoding PTS sugar transporter subunit IIA yields the protein MFNFFKKNNTVVAPVTGIFKQLADLSDPVFSKGMMGSGFAIKPEDKKIVAPVEGIITSIFPTKHALGLKTSSGTEILLHIGIDTVELNGKGFDVKVREGQKVHSGELLMIVDFELLERENKACDVIVVFVDYKKDLIIPSLDKLITNQRILELT
- a CDS encoding PTS transporter subunit EIIC → MDYKKAAEEVLENIGGKENVRSATHCITRLRLILKDKDQVNMEKLEEIDGAKGVLFNSGQLQVIFGTGTVEKVYKEFVDLTGAKEVSVSEIKDEGVHNSGNKLQQAFKVFSDIFIPIIPAFIGAAMVLGIRSLITTPGMFGMEGSFADHNVFLRDLASFFGIIATTFDYLPVLVMYSATKRFGGNPILGLLVGFVMIHPGLANRNDFVMDAVKPDYWHLFGLSIPAVAFQGGVFPAILTSWFLAKVEKITNKYSPQVLAYILVPTVTIILANFALFLIFGPLGNFIGNVLGGVIDFLYMKMGAFGAFVFAAALQPLVVTGTQHAIQGIEANLVATTGFNYIQPIWSVSIIAQGGGCIGMYLLFKKKSKDRDIAMSSFIPTLVGITEPAIFAVNMKYSIVPFVCSFIGAGFGGAFMKIFDVKAIGQGLTVLPGLTIANPVLPYIFGNLIAFILPIIFILAYDRYKVFIPEAKHRKTADTITKKVTV